One segment of Neobacillus endophyticus DNA contains the following:
- a CDS encoding SRPBCC family protein, with product MVDVLTEIIIHSPCEKVSEYAANPDNAPKWYVNIKSVEWKTQKPLSIGSNIAFKAKFLGRDLAYIYQVIDYIPGKKLIMKTAQGPFPMETTYTWESLDDNSTRMTLRNKGIPTGFSKVFAPFMSLMMNRANNKDLKKIKSILETKR from the coding sequence ATGGTAGACGTTTTAACAGAAATAATTATTCATTCTCCTTGTGAAAAAGTTTCTGAGTACGCAGCAAACCCTGACAATGCCCCAAAATGGTATGTAAATATTAAATCAGTTGAATGGAAAACTCAAAAACCGTTAAGTATTGGTTCTAACATTGCATTTAAGGCCAAATTTTTAGGACGTGATCTCGCTTATATATATCAAGTAATAGATTACATTCCTGGCAAAAAACTTATAATGAAAACTGCTCAAGGACCTTTTCCAATGGAAACAACCTATACTTGGGAATCCCTTGACGACAATTCGACCCGAATGACTCTTCGTAACAAAGGGATACCGACTGGATTTTCAAAGGTGTTTGCTCCGTTTATGTCTTTAATGATGAATAGAGCAAACAATAAAGATTTGAAAAAAATAAAAAGTATTCTTGAAACAAAAAGATGA
- a CDS encoding Crp/Fnr family transcriptional regulator, protein MISKLNQVIKCFPCLSSIEAKEWNRTDISIVQVPTTPVAFAKGHRLHHAIFILDGCVRIYRVGENGREITLYRVHSGGVCLMMVASVLGDLEYEAYAAIESDVEALIIPAETFRNWIHTYDSLSRFIYGLFIRKMSTVTQLVEEIAFKGIDDRIADYLIKHTSQYSDEIIITHERLSIELGTAREVVSRTLKQFEKEGFLTLHRGKIINIQRKDLQQKFSRFL, encoded by the coding sequence ATGATCAGTAAACTAAATCAAGTTATAAAATGTTTCCCTTGCCTCTCCTCTATTGAAGCTAAGGAATGGAATAGAACAGATATTTCTATAGTGCAAGTTCCAACCACTCCTGTAGCTTTTGCAAAGGGGCATCGCTTACACCATGCTATTTTTATTTTGGATGGCTGTGTACGCATTTATAGGGTTGGAGAAAATGGTAGGGAGATTACCCTCTATCGGGTTCATAGCGGTGGCGTTTGTCTAATGATGGTAGCTAGCGTATTAGGTGATTTAGAATATGAGGCTTATGCCGCAATCGAAAGTGATGTTGAAGCCTTAATCATACCAGCCGAAACTTTTCGGAACTGGATACATACATATGATTCGTTAAGCAGATTTATATACGGATTATTTATTCGTAAAATGTCAACTGTGACTCAGCTTGTAGAAGAGATTGCTTTTAAAGGGATAGACGATCGAATTGCAGATTATCTCATTAAACATACCTCTCAGTATTCCGACGAAATAATCATAACCCACGAGAGGTTGTCTATTGAGTTAGGGACAGCAAGGGAAGTTGTTAGCCGAACACTAAAGCAGTTTGAGAAGGAGGGATTTCTTACTTTACATCGTGGGAAAATCATAAACATCCAACGAAAGGATTTACAACAAAAATTCAGCCGTTTTCTGTGA
- the sda gene encoding sporulation histidine kinase inhibitor Sda, with the protein MGEKCYIMHYSWFYVENNLLLTIYKKAIEQHMEKDFIDFVFKEIKHRNLHPKDYFLQIK; encoded by the coding sequence ATGGGGGAGAAATGTTACATAATGCATTATAGCTGGTTTTATGTGGAAAACAATCTATTATTGACTATTTATAAAAAGGCAATTGAGCAACATATGGAAAAAGACTTTATTGACTTTGTGTTTAAAGAAATTAAACACAGAAATCTACATCCTAAGGATTATTTCTTGCAAATAAAGTAA
- a CDS encoding YciI family protein encodes MRFMMIVKATTDSEAGVMPSQELIDAMQKYNEELVKAGVLLAADGLMASSNGIRISYPEPGGKPKIIDGPFTEAKELIAGYTLIDVKSREEAIEWALRMPDPHGFGQGEIELRQVMMVEDLTDNPEWLAKEEALRKKVEEQKQA; translated from the coding sequence ATGAGATTTATGATGATTGTCAAAGCTACAACAGATTCAGAGGCGGGGGTTATGCCCAGCCAGGAGCTTATTGATGCCATGCAGAAATATAACGAAGAATTGGTAAAGGCCGGTGTCTTGCTAGCGGCTGATGGCCTCATGGCCAGCTCAAACGGAATCAGAATTTCCTATCCGGAACCTGGAGGTAAACCGAAGATTATTGATGGTCCGTTTACGGAGGCAAAAGAATTGATTGCAGGATATACGCTGATTGATGTCAAATCGAGAGAAGAAGCCATTGAATGGGCACTGCGTATGCCGGACCCCCATGGATTTGGCCAGGGAGAGATTGAGCTCAGGCAGGTAATGATGGTAGAGGACTTAACAGACAATCCCGAGTGGTTGGCGAAAGAAGAAGCACTTCGTAAAAAGGTTGAGGAGCAGAAACAAGCGTGA
- a CDS encoding DUF1801 domain-containing protein, translated as MNQEVTDFIKALKEPWQGELSTNLREVVHQAIPDVHERIQYKKPHFLKNGKYAAVISTSKNAVSFTIFNAAELELPEGMFDGPPERKTMKLREGDTFDSRQLVSLVSQASGSL; from the coding sequence ATGAATCAGGAAGTAACTGATTTTATTAAAGCGTTAAAAGAACCATGGCAGGGAGAACTATCTACAAATTTACGTGAGGTCGTCCACCAGGCTATACCGGATGTCCATGAACGTATTCAGTATAAGAAACCCCATTTTTTGAAAAACGGAAAATACGCTGCTGTCATCTCAACATCAAAAAATGCGGTTAGCTTTACGATCTTTAATGCTGCCGAGTTGGAGCTTCCTGAAGGCATGTTCGATGGTCCACCGGAAAGAAAAACAATGAAGCTGCGTGAAGGGGATACGTTTGATTCAAGGCAGCTAGTGTCATTGGTCAGCCAAGCTTCAGGCTCACTTTAA
- a CDS encoding GNAT family N-acetyltransferase, translating into MVELKYFECSDFKQLINWIDSPAFLLQWGGPWFDYPLNDTQLEKYIENANTEKAETMVYKVIDNETGVTIGHISLREIDRKNKSARVGKVLVGDKNTRGKGIGQQMIKEILKIAFDELQLHRVSLGIFDFNVSAIACYEKAGFIKEGLLRDSKKYGEEYWSLWEMSILENEWLKTKNV; encoded by the coding sequence ATGGTAGAGCTAAAGTATTTTGAGTGTTCTGATTTCAAACAACTTATCAATTGGATTGATTCACCTGCATTCTTACTTCAATGGGGAGGTCCGTGGTTTGATTACCCCTTGAATGATACTCAATTAGAAAAGTACATTGAAAATGCCAATACTGAAAAAGCAGAAACTATGGTTTATAAAGTAATTGATAATGAAACTGGTGTAACTATTGGTCATATCTCTTTGAGGGAAATTGATAGAAAAAACAAATCTGCAAGAGTTGGAAAAGTATTAGTCGGTGATAAAAACACTAGAGGTAAAGGAATAGGTCAGCAAATGATTAAGGAAATTCTTAAAATCGCATTTGATGAACTTCAACTACATAGAGTTAGTCTTGGGATATTTGATTTTAATGTTTCTGCTATCGCCTGTTACGAAAAAGCAGGATTTATAAAAGAGGGGTTACTTCGAGATTCGAAAAAATATGGTGAAGAATACTGGAGTTTATGGGAAATGAGTAT
- a CDS encoding carboxymuconolactone decarboxylase family protein — MGNPNDLYKGDDVLYRNSYLKRINELIKLAPAPSKAFLTFEKEAFVSGLISTKTKELIAIAVAHTTGCPYCIDVHVNKYKKYGGTMVEVMEAIIVASAVKAGAALSHGVNALNSYEKNNML, encoded by the coding sequence ATGGGAAATCCAAACGACCTTTACAAAGGTGACGATGTTCTTTATCGAAATTCTTATTTAAAACGAATTAATGAGCTGATAAAACTGGCACCAGCACCCTCAAAAGCCTTCTTAACATTTGAGAAGGAAGCGTTTGTATCTGGATTAATATCAACAAAAACAAAGGAACTTATTGCGATTGCGGTGGCTCATACGACTGGTTGCCCCTATTGTATTGATGTTCATGTGAACAAATATAAGAAATATGGGGGAACTATGGTTGAGGTTATGGAGGCAATTATCGTTGCATCTGCAGTAAAAGCCGGAGCAGCCTTGAGTCATGGTGTAAATGCCTTAAATTCGTATGAGAAAAACAATATGCTATAA
- a CDS encoding YciI family protein has product MRFMFIVKATGYSEAGVNYSREHNDAMIAYKKSLASAGVLISAEELHPSSTGIRIMHPSDSGWPEILAGPFPVDQELIAEYILIDVNSEDEAFNLALRMPVPGRDECKIEVRKLKENQGFLRDSGTLVMEADLENQLNMLKKI; this is encoded by the coding sequence ATGCGATTTATGTTCATTGTCAAGGCGACCGGGTACTCGGAAGCAGGGGTAAATTACAGCCGGGAACACAACGATGCAATGATTGCGTACAAGAAGTCTTTGGCCAGCGCCGGTGTGCTCATTTCTGCAGAGGAACTCCATCCAAGCTCAACCGGGATAAGGATAATGCATCCATCTGATAGTGGATGGCCGGAAATACTGGCCGGCCCGTTTCCGGTTGATCAAGAGCTTATTGCGGAATATATCCTGATCGATGTCAACTCAGAAGATGAGGCATTCAATTTGGCTCTACGGATGCCGGTTCCGGGTCGAGACGAGTGTAAAATCGAAGTTCGTAAGCTCAAAGAGAATCAGGGTTTCTTACGAGACTCTGGAACGCTGGTCATGGAAGCCGATTTAGAGAACCAACTCAACATGTTAAAAAAAATTTAA
- a CDS encoding RNA polymerase sigma factor: MSLSDTHRTIDGIWRIESAKLIAGLTRIVRDVGLAEDLAHDALMVALEQWPQTGIPDKPGAWLMTTAKRRAIDLIRRTKLCNQKYTEIARNTDLYTEDDINHTLAGEIGDDLLRLIFMTCHPVLSQEARVALTLRLLCGLTTDEIARSFLAAEATIAQRIVRAKRTLRDKKVPFEVPAGEELKDRLSAVLEVIYLMFNEGYSATSGDQWIRPLLCQEALRLGRVLAEIVPHEPEVHGLVALMEIQSSRFKTRVNSMGEPVLLMDQNRAEWDQLLIRRGLEALERSRKLGRPLGPYSLQASISVCHAQAPTSDNTDWIRIAALYEALSRVTPSPIVELNRAVAVSMAFGPAFGLQIVDELAEESSLKGYHLLPSVRGDFLVKLGRVDEARKEFEQAASMTLNERERKLLLNRAAECDSRISK, translated from the coding sequence GTGAGTTTGTCCGATACACATCGAACCATTGATGGAATATGGCGAATAGAGTCAGCAAAGCTTATTGCGGGGTTAACTCGAATAGTACGGGATGTCGGTCTTGCTGAGGATCTTGCCCACGATGCTTTGATGGTTGCCCTTGAACAATGGCCACAGACCGGCATTCCAGACAAACCAGGTGCTTGGCTTATGACGACGGCGAAGCGACGTGCGATTGACCTTATACGCAGGACCAAACTGTGTAATCAGAAGTACACAGAGATCGCCCGCAATACTGATTTATATACAGAGGATGACATAAACCATACTTTAGCCGGGGAGATCGGTGACGATCTTCTTCGTCTGATTTTTATGACCTGCCATCCGGTGTTATCTCAGGAGGCTAGAGTAGCTCTTACACTTCGCTTGTTATGTGGGCTTACAACGGATGAAATTGCACGTTCTTTTCTAGCTGCTGAAGCAACGATTGCACAGCGAATTGTCCGAGCCAAGAGAACTCTTAGAGACAAAAAGGTTCCTTTTGAGGTGCCGGCAGGAGAAGAACTTAAAGATCGCCTTTCTGCAGTACTTGAGGTGATTTACCTTATGTTCAACGAAGGATATTCGGCAACCTCCGGGGATCAATGGATCCGTCCGCTCCTTTGTCAGGAGGCGCTAAGACTCGGACGTGTACTGGCCGAGATCGTACCTCATGAGCCGGAAGTTCATGGATTAGTCGCCCTTATGGAGATTCAATCATCGCGCTTTAAAACGCGGGTTAACTCTATGGGCGAACCTGTTCTTCTCATGGATCAGAACCGGGCCGAGTGGGATCAATTGTTAATTCGTCGCGGATTAGAGGCATTAGAGCGTAGCCGAAAGCTTGGACGACCGCTCGGACCTTACTCGCTGCAGGCTTCGATTTCGGTTTGTCATGCACAGGCACCTACCTCGGATAATACCGATTGGATTCGTATTGCAGCCCTTTATGAAGCATTGTCAAGAGTTACTCCATCGCCAATCGTCGAATTAAACCGGGCAGTCGCCGTATCTATGGCGTTTGGACCTGCCTTTGGACTTCAGATTGTCGACGAGCTCGCTGAAGAATCTTCCTTAAAGGGATACCATCTTCTACCGAGCGTTCGTGGAGACTTTCTGGTGAAGCTTGGGAGGGTCGATGAAGCTCGTAAAGAATTTGAACAAGCAGCATCTATGACTCTGAATGAGCGTGAACGGAAACTTTTACTCAACCGGGCAGCTGAATGTGATTCTCGCATATCAAAATAA
- a CDS encoding MerR family DNA-binding transcriptional regulator encodes MEVLFYEKSRTAFTISEFGKRASTTVRTLIFYEELGLLTPTKQNGSGHKLKLR; translated from the coding sequence ATGGAGGTATTATTTTATGAAAAATCAAGAACTGCTTTTACAATTAGTGAATTTGGAAAGCGTGCAAGTACAACAGTAAGGACGTTAATATTTTATGAAGAATTAGGATTACTGACACCAACAAAGCAAAATGGGTCTGGCCACAAGCTGAAGTTAAGATAA
- a CDS encoding VOC family protein, producing the protein MGAQLNSYLMSEDARSQADFYVESLGGEILLIKTFGEAPGTPEAMKDKVMHLSLMVAGRNMLMITDSFEPVSSSRSISLALTYDNESEAREAYTKLGEGGENKYPFVLQPWGAYYGEVIDKFGVTWMITKP; encoded by the coding sequence ATGGGAGCACAATTAAACTCTTATCTAATGTCGGAGGATGCAAGAAGCCAGGCGGATTTTTACGTAGAGTCACTCGGTGGGGAAATTCTATTAATTAAAACATTCGGTGAAGCACCAGGAACTCCAGAAGCGATGAAGGATAAAGTTATGCATCTGTCTTTGATGGTAGCTGGAAGGAATATGCTAATGATCACTGATTCCTTTGAACCGGTATCGAGCAGCCGCAGCATCAGTCTTGCTTTAACCTATGACAATGAGTCTGAAGCTAGAGAGGCATATACCAAGCTTGGTGAGGGTGGAGAAAACAAGTATCCCTTTGTTTTGCAGCCATGGGGCGCATACTATGGAGAAGTTATAGATAAATTCGGTGTTACATGGATGATTACCAAACCGTAA